The window GACTCAGATAGCGGGCGCGGCGCGTCACCGGGACCAGGCTGCGGATGAGTATGTTCCACATCTCGGCGGTCCTGCGGGGCTGCCGCGCGACGGGCTCGCGGGAGCGGCCCACGACGCGGGTGCCGACGAAGAAGCAGACCAGGGAGTGGGCCACGACATCGACGTCGATGTCCGGGTGGACGTCGGATTCCTTGACGGCGCCGACGAGCCGGTTCGTGACGATGTCCAGCCACTCCGTGAAGGGGTGGCTCAGCGGCGGCCGCGGCTCGATCCCACCCGTGGCGAGCCGCAGTCCGGCCCGCAGGACCGGGTCCTCGACGGACATGCGGGTGATGCCGAACGTGAGGCGCATCAGCGCCTCCAGTGAGGTGTGGCCGCGGCTGTCGGTCTCCGTCGCCAGTCTGCGGGCGGTGTGCGACTGGAGTTCGAGGATCGCGTGGGCGAGATCCTCCTTCGCCGCGAAGTGGAAGTACAGGGCACCCTTGGTGACCTGAGCGTGCTCCACGATGTCGCTGAGACTGGTCGATTCGTAGCCGCGACGGTCGAACAGGTCAGCGGCTGCCGTGATGATCGTCGAGCGGGTCTGCTCGGCTCGCAACTGCCTCGCCATCGGCTGAACTCTCCCGGGACGGAAATGAACGGGTCATGCCGTTTGTTTTTACCCCTCGTACACGATAACTCACCCTCAGACGGCGCTCACCACCCCAGTGTGCCGGAGTGCGGGTGCACATCCGGCAAAACAACCGCGCCCGGTGAAACAAAACAGCGCGTTCGGTATCTGACTGTGGGGGTTGTGCGGGCAGACGTAAAGGCGGGCCGGCCGGTGCCCCATCCGCACCGGTCGACCCGCCCGCTGGTGAGCGCGAATCAGAAGGTCAGCTTCCAGTTGTTGAGCGTGCCCGTGTCCTGCGCCGAGGTGTCCTGGACGCGCAGCTTCCAGGTGCCGTTGGCGGTCTCGCTGGACGCGTTCACCGTGTAGGTGGTCCGCACGTCGTCGGCGGAGTCCGAGGCGGCGGACTTCAGGCGGTACGTCGAACCGTCCGGCGCGACGAGGTCGATGACGAGGTCGCCGCGGTAGGTGTGGGTGATGTCGACGCCGACCTGGAGGGCCGAGGGGGCGTTGCCGCTGCGGCCGGTGACGCTGATCGGCGACTCGATCGCCGCGCCGTTGTCCGGGACGGCGACCGCGGTGGTGCTGGAGAAGGTCGTGCCGGTGGACGTACCGCCCTTGACGGCCTGGACCGTCTTGGCGGCGTCCGCGAGGCCGGCGCCGCAGCCGCCGGAGCAGGTGCCGGGCAGGGCGCGGGCATTGGCCTTGATGGCCGACTCGATCTGCGCCGGGGTGAGGGCGGAGTTCGCCGACTTCAGCAGCGCGGCGAGGCCCGCGACGTGCGGGGTGGCCATGCTGGTGCCCTGGTAGGCGGCGTAGTTCTCGCTCGACGGCGTCTTCGTGCCGGAGTTCAGCGTCGACAGGATGCCGTTGGCGGAGGAGGTGCGGGTCTCGCCACCGGGGGCGGAGATGTCCACCAGCGAGCCGAAGTTGGAGTACGAGGCACGGCTGCCCGCGCGGTTGGTCGCGGCGACGGAGATGACGTTGTTGCAGTTCGCCGGGGAGGAGTTGGAGACGTTCTGGTTCTCGTTGCCGGCCGCGACGACGACCGAGGTGCCGCGGTTCACGGCGCCGGTGATGGCGCTCTGCGTGGCGGTGGAGCAGGCGCCGCCCCCGCCGAGGCTCATGTTGATGACCTTGGCGACGTTGGTGTTGGCGGGCACACCGGAGACGGTGCCGCCCGACGCCCAGGTGATGGCGTCGATGATGTCGGAGTCGTAGCCGCCGCACTTGCCGAGGACGCGGACCGGGGAGATCTTCGCGCCGTAGGCGATGCCGGCGATGCCCTTGCCATTGTGGGTGGCGGCGGCGATGGTGCCGGCCACGTGGGTGCCGTGCCAGGAGGAGGTGGAGGCCGGGATGCCCGTGCCGCACTCATTGGCGTTGTACCAGTCGCCCGGGTCGGCCGGGTTGCTGTCACGGCCGTTGCCGTCGACGGAGACGGCGGTGTCGGAGATGAAGTCGTAGCCGCCGACGATGTTCGCGGCCAGGTCGGAGTGGGTGACATAGCCGGTGTCGATGACGGCGACGGTCACACCGCTGCCGGTGGTGGTGTCCCAGGCGGCCGGGACGTTCATGCCCGCGGTGGACTCGAACAGGTCCCACTGCTTGCTGTAGTCGGTGTCGTTCGGGGTGACGGCCGTCGGCTTGTTCAGACGGTCTGGAACGACGTAGGCGACCTGCGGGTCGGCCTGGTACTGGGCGACGACATCGGCGACGGACGCGCGGGTGGTGTCGGCGCCCAGGTCGACGAGGGCGGCACCGGTGCCGAGGCGGCGCTGGAAGTCGACGTCCTCGCCGGTCTTCTCGGCCTTGGCCTCGGCGTCGGCCTCAGCGGCCTTGTTCGACTTGGCCTCGGTGGCGCCGGACTTGTAACCGACGATGAGGCGCTCGGCCGTGGCGCCGGGGGCGGCCTCGGTCTGCGCGGTGGGGACGGCGGCGGGGCCCGGGGCGGACTCCTGGGCGACGGCGACCGAGGCGGGGGCGGCGGTCAGCAGCGCGGCGGAGACGACGGCGACGGATATCAGCTTCCGTCTGAGCTCTGGGGAGGTACGCACGGTCGTTGCCTTTCGTGGCCGGACTCCGGGCTGGGCGGAGCGGCAGCGGACTCGCTTCGTCCTCGAAGCGGAGGGGGGTGGTTCGAAAAGCGACGCGATGGCCGGCCAGGCGCGAGAAGACGAGCGGACCCGTTCGGGGTTACCTGTAGGTCGGCTGTGCTCGGCTGTGGTCGAACGATAGGCAAAGGGAAGGTCATCGGGATACGGGGGAAACCCTCGATCCGGCCGGGAACCCACCCTCTATGGAGGGCAGTTGGCGCGAATGGCCTCTTTTCGAACACACCATGCGTGGTGAACGCGCCAGGAGGCTTTCCCGTACTGCACTACCGACCGTTGCCGCCCCGGCCGAGGAGACGCAGAGGGATGCCTCGTACGACCGCACACCGCACCGCACTCGCGGCCGCCCTCGTGACTCCGCTGCTGCTGCCGCTGTGGGCCGCCGGCCCCGCGGGGGCGCACGGCGCGCCGACGGATCCGGTGAGCCGGGTGGTGGCCTGCTCCCCCGAGGGCGGCGAGCGCGCCGGCTCGGCGGCGTGCCGCGCGGCCGTCGCCGCGAACGGCGCGCCCTTCACGGCCTGGGACAACCTGCGGATCGCGAACGTGAACGGCCGTGACCGGCAGGTCGTCCCCGACGGGAAGCTGTGCAGCGGGGGGCTGCCGGCCTACCGGGGCCTCGACCTCGCCCGCGCCGACTGGCCGTCGACCCGGATGACGCCCGGCGCGACGCTGACCATGCGCTACGTCTCGACGATCCCGCACACAGGCACGTTCCGGATGTACCTGACGAAGCCCGGCTACGACCCGGCCGGGCCGCTGTCCTGGTCCGACCTGCCCGAGAAGCCGTTCGCGGAGGTGACGGACCCGGCCCTGACGGACGGCGCCTACCGCATGAAGGCGACCCTGCCGTCCGACCGGACCGGGCGGCACGTGCTGTACACGGTGTGGCAGAACAGCAGTACGCCGGACACCTATTACTCGTGCTCGGACGTGGTGTTCCCGGAGAAGGCGGCGGCGTCTCCGGAGGAGAAGGAGCAGAAGGAGAGCGAGAAGACGGAGGCAGAGGAAGAGGAGAAGGAGAAAGAGAAGGAGAAGAAAGAGCAGGAGCAGAAGCAGGACCCGGCGGAGAACTCCGCCGCCCCGCAGACGCCCCAGCAGCCGCAGCAGCAGCAGCCCCAGGACGAGCACACCCCGGTCGCCGCCACCTCCGGCCCCGGCTCGGGCCCGTCCACGCCCATGCTGGCGGGCGGCGCCGCGGCGGTGCTGTTGCTCACCGGCGGCGCCGCCCTGGCCGTACGACTACGGCGACGCTGAACGAACCTTCCTGGCAGCTCAGTTGACGTTGATGGCCACGCCGCCCGTCGTCACCGGGGCGTACTTGGCGGTGAAGAAGGCGTTGCTGAAGCAGAGCGACGAACCGGAGACCTTCGTGAACTGCTGGTTGGTGAAGGAGATGCTGTGGTCGGCGTTGCTCGCGGTGCCGGTCAGGCTCGGTGCCTGGTAGACGCAGGTGATGCTGCCCAGCAGGGTGCGCAGCTTGACGGTGGACTGGATGGCGGAGCTCGCGCCCGGGGTCACGGAGACGGTGCCGTCGGAGGACACGCTGGTGGTGTAGGGCAGGTTGTCGACGGTGATGCCGCTGACGCCGAGCGAGCCGACGACGTTGGTGGTACAGCCGCTGGTGTCGAAGGTGTGCGAGGCGAGGGACTCGGTGGCGGTGCCCGGGGCGGCCGGGTTGTCGGTGACCTTGGCGGAGAACGCCGACGAGGTGCACGAGATGCCGCTGGTGCCGGTCGCGCTGGAGTAGAAGGTGGCGGCGGTGCCGCTCGCCAGGGACGCGTCGAGGACGTCGCCGACCGCGACGGCCGCGCCGTCGGTCGTG of the Streptomyces koelreuteriae genome contains:
- a CDS encoding ScbR family autoregulator-binding transcription factor, whose amino-acid sequence is MARQLRAEQTRSTIITAAADLFDRRGYESTSLSDIVEHAQVTKGALYFHFAAKEDLAHAILELQSHTARRLATETDSRGHTSLEALMRLTFGITRMSVEDPVLRAGLRLATGGIEPRPPLSHPFTEWLDIVTNRLVGAVKESDVHPDIDVDVVAHSLVCFFVGTRVVGRSREPVARQPRRTAEMWNILIRSLVPVTRRARYLSLAARLEREIAPV
- a CDS encoding S8 family peptidase, translating into MRTSPELRRKLISVAVVSAALLTAAPASVAVAQESAPGPAAVPTAQTEAAPGATAERLIVGYKSGATEAKSNKAAEADAEAKAEKTGEDVDFQRRLGTGAALVDLGADTTRASVADVVAQYQADPQVAYVVPDRLNKPTAVTPNDTDYSKQWDLFESTAGMNVPAAWDTTTGSGVTVAVIDTGYVTHSDLAANIVGGYDFISDTAVSVDGNGRDSNPADPGDWYNANECGTGIPASTSSWHGTHVAGTIAAATHNGKGIAGIAYGAKISPVRVLGKCGGYDSDIIDAITWASGGTVSGVPANTNVAKVINMSLGGGGACSTATQSAITGAVNRGTSVVVAAGNENQNVSNSSPANCNNVISVAATNRAGSRASYSNFGSLVDISAPGGETRTSSANGILSTLNSGTKTPSSENYAAYQGTSMATPHVAGLAALLKSANSALTPAQIESAIKANARALPGTCSGGCGAGLADAAKTVQAVKGGTSTGTTFSSTTAVAVPDNGAAIESPISVTGRSGNAPSALQVGVDITHTYRGDLVIDLVAPDGSTYRLKSAASDSADDVRTTYTVNASSETANGTWKLRVQDTSAQDTGTLNNWKLTF
- a CDS encoding lytic polysaccharide monooxygenase; the protein is MPRTTAHRTALAAALVTPLLLPLWAAGPAGAHGAPTDPVSRVVACSPEGGERAGSAACRAAVAANGAPFTAWDNLRIANVNGRDRQVVPDGKLCSGGLPAYRGLDLARADWPSTRMTPGATLTMRYVSTIPHTGTFRMYLTKPGYDPAGPLSWSDLPEKPFAEVTDPALTDGAYRMKATLPSDRTGRHVLYTVWQNSSTPDTYYSCSDVVFPEKAAASPEEKEQKESEKTEAEEEEKEKEKEKKEQEQKQDPAENSAAPQTPQQPQQQQPQDEHTPVAATSGPGSGPSTPMLAGGAAAVLLLTGGAALAVRLRRR
- a CDS encoding Tat pathway signal sequence domain protein, encoding MRMRTLLSLTAAVAALGLAAPASAADTPVLTTTDGAAVAVGDVLDASLASGTAATFYSSATGTSGISCTSSAFSAKVTDNPAAPGTATESLASHTFDTSGCTTNVVGSLGVSGITVDNLPYTTSVSSDGTVSVTPGASSAIQSTVKLRTLLGSITCVYQAPSLTGTASNADHSISFTNQQFTKVSGSSLCFSNAFFTAKYAPVTTGGVAINVN